A portion of the Rhodanobacter sp. AS-Z3 genome contains these proteins:
- a CDS encoding acryloyl-CoA reductase, whose amino-acid sequence MNAFRAFRIHNDEAGYRAGIEPMTIDALSVGEVLIKVAYSSINYKDALAGTGKGRILRQYPLNGGIDVAGHVVASTDASFKEGDAVLCTGSGLSETRDGGYGEYARLDARWTIPLPAGLSLRESMIIGTAGFTAALALLRMQDNRQTPALGPIAVTGASGGVGQLAIDIFSRAGYEVHAISGKADHFDSLHALGARECIDRHQLSFSGKPMDSARFGGALDNVGGAMLSGLLPLINPYGNVALCGNAGGITFDSTVMPFIIRGASLLGIASAGTARELRDRIWQHLASDWKPRHLERIATREVGLDQLPGSFGRMLAGESFGRTLVCIDSTV is encoded by the coding sequence ATGAATGCTTTTCGCGCTTTCCGCATCCACAACGACGAGGCTGGCTACCGTGCCGGCATCGAGCCGATGACTATCGATGCACTGTCGGTCGGCGAGGTGCTGATCAAGGTTGCGTACTCGTCGATCAACTACAAGGATGCGCTGGCCGGCACCGGCAAGGGCCGCATCCTGCGCCAGTATCCCCTCAACGGCGGCATCGACGTGGCCGGTCATGTGGTCGCGTCCACCGATGCATCGTTCAAGGAAGGTGATGCGGTGCTGTGCACCGGTAGCGGCCTGTCCGAGACACGCGACGGTGGCTATGGCGAATACGCCCGACTGGACGCACGCTGGACCATTCCACTGCCAGCCGGCCTCAGCCTGCGCGAAAGCATGATCATCGGCACCGCCGGCTTCACCGCCGCGCTGGCCTTGCTGCGCATGCAGGACAACCGGCAAACACCGGCACTGGGTCCGATCGCAGTGACCGGCGCCAGCGGCGGTGTGGGCCAGCTGGCCATCGACATCTTCAGCCGCGCCGGCTACGAGGTGCATGCCATCAGCGGCAAAGCCGACCATTTCGACAGCCTGCACGCGCTGGGTGCACGCGAATGTATCGACCGCCACCAGCTCAGCTTCAGCGGAAAGCCCATGGATTCAGCCCGCTTCGGCGGCGCCTTGGACAACGTGGGCGGTGCGATGCTGAGTGGACTGCTGCCGCTGATCAACCCGTATGGCAATGTTGCTCTCTGCGGCAACGCCGGCGGCATCACGTTCGATAGCACCGTGATGCCGTTCATCATCCGCGGCGCCAGCCTGCTCGGCATTGCCTCCGCCGGCACCGCCCGCGAGCTGCGTGACCGCATCTGGCAACATCTGGCCAGCGACTGGAAGCCACGCCATCTGGAACGCATCGCCACACGCGAAGTCGGCCTCGACCAACTACCGGGCAGCTTTGGGCGTATGCTCGCAGGCGAATCCTTCGGCCGCACCCTGGTATGTATCGACAGCACGGTTTGA
- a CDS encoding TIGR00730 family Rossman fold protein has product MPQPTAICVYCGSSSGRHPEYREQAHAFGTAMAKRGIALVYGGGKVGLMGVVADAVLAGGGNVIGVIPRQLVELEVAHPQLSELVVVETMHQRKTRMYELSDAFVALPGGFGTMDEMFEMLTWAQLGLHRYPCAFLDVRGYYRDLRQMMQHMVEENFVRAEQRDSIWFGDSMASLFDWMQDYQGGYVPKWIDTRSVDA; this is encoded by the coding sequence ATGCCCCAACCCACCGCCATTTGCGTTTACTGCGGCTCCAGCAGCGGCCGGCATCCTGAATATCGTGAGCAGGCTCATGCCTTCGGCACCGCAATGGCGAAGCGTGGCATTGCGCTGGTCTATGGCGGCGGGAAAGTCGGGTTGATGGGTGTGGTGGCAGACGCCGTGCTGGCAGGTGGTGGCAACGTGATCGGCGTGATTCCGCGCCAGTTGGTCGAACTGGAAGTTGCCCATCCCCAGCTGAGTGAACTGGTGGTGGTCGAAACCATGCACCAGCGCAAGACGCGCATGTACGAACTGTCCGATGCCTTCGTCGCCCTGCCCGGCGGCTTCGGCACCATGGACGAGATGTTCGAGATGCTGACCTGGGCGCAACTGGGCCTGCATCGTTATCCGTGCGCATTCCTCGACGTACGCGGCTACTACCGCGACTTGCGCCAGATGATGCAGCACATGGTCGAGGAAAACTTCGTGCGTGCCGAGCAACGCGACAGCATCTGGTTCGGCGACAGCATGGCCTCGCTGTTCGACTGGATGCAGGACTATCAAGGTGGCTACGTACCGAAATGGATCGACACGCGAAGCGTCGACGCCTGA
- the lpdA gene encoding dihydrolipoyl dehydrogenase gives MSDKFDVIVIGGGPAGYHAAIRAAQLGLKTAVVDAWAGKDGKAALGGTCLNVGCIPSKALLDSSKQFYNIAHNLPVHGITVENAKVDLGTFIGRKDKIVKQFTGGVAQLFKVNKITSFFGKGKLLKGNEVEITGNDGAKQTISAVNVILASGSVPIELPFAKFDGKYIIDNAGALDITEVPKRLGVIGAGVIGLELGSVWRRLGAEVTVLEALPDFLGAADADVAKVALKELGKLGLDIKLGAKLAKAEVKKNEVHLTYTDKDGEHQLVVDKLLVAVGRRAYTADLLSDDCGVKLDERGRIAVDEHCHTGVDGVWAVGDAVRGPMLAHKGFEEGMAVAEWIAGKAGHVNYDTIPWVIYTEPEIAWAGKTEKQLKEEGVPYKVGTFPFAAIGRAVAMNEAVGMVKMIAHAETDRILGVHMVGPGVSELIAECVVAMEFKGSAEDMARIIHAHPTLSEAVHEAALSVDKRAIHKGN, from the coding sequence ATGAGCGACAAATTCGATGTCATCGTCATCGGTGGCGGCCCGGCCGGCTACCACGCCGCGATCCGCGCTGCACAGCTTGGTCTGAAGACCGCTGTAGTCGACGCGTGGGCTGGCAAGGACGGCAAGGCAGCACTTGGCGGCACCTGCCTCAACGTGGGCTGCATCCCGTCCAAGGCGCTGCTGGATTCGTCCAAGCAGTTCTACAACATCGCGCACAATCTGCCAGTGCACGGCATCACGGTGGAGAACGCCAAGGTCGACCTGGGCACCTTCATTGGCCGCAAGGACAAGATCGTCAAGCAGTTCACCGGTGGCGTGGCACAGCTGTTCAAGGTCAACAAGATCACCAGCTTCTTCGGCAAGGGCAAATTGCTGAAGGGGAACGAAGTCGAGATCACCGGCAACGATGGCGCCAAGCAGACCATCAGCGCCGTCAACGTTATCCTGGCCTCCGGCTCGGTGCCGATCGAGCTGCCGTTCGCCAAGTTCGACGGCAAGTACATCATCGACAACGCCGGCGCGCTCGACATCACCGAAGTGCCGAAACGGCTGGGCGTGATCGGTGCCGGCGTGATCGGTCTGGAGCTGGGCAGTGTGTGGCGTCGCCTGGGTGCCGAAGTGACCGTGCTGGAAGCGCTGCCCGACTTCCTCGGTGCCGCCGACGCGGATGTCGCCAAGGTCGCGCTGAAGGAACTCGGCAAGCTGGGGCTGGACATCAAGCTCGGTGCGAAGCTGGCCAAGGCCGAAGTCAAAAAGAATGAAGTCCACCTCACCTACACCGACAAGGACGGCGAACATCAGTTGGTGGTCGACAAGTTGCTGGTGGCAGTGGGCCGTCGCGCCTACACCGCCGATCTGCTGTCCGACGACTGTGGTGTAAAGCTGGACGAGCGCGGTCGCATCGCGGTGGACGAGCATTGTCACACCGGCGTCGATGGCGTCTGGGCCGTGGGCGACGCCGTGCGCGGGCCGATGCTGGCGCACAAGGGCTTCGAGGAAGGCATGGCGGTGGCCGAGTGGATTGCCGGCAAGGCCGGTCACGTCAACTACGACACGATCCCGTGGGTGATCTACACCGAGCCGGAAATTGCCTGGGCCGGCAAGACCGAGAAGCAGCTGAAGGAAGAAGGCGTGCCGTACAAGGTGGGCACCTTCCCGTTCGCCGCCATCGGCCGCGCCGTGGCGATGAACGAGGCGGTCGGCATGGTCAAGATGATTGCCCACGCCGAAACCGACCGCATCCTCGGCGTGCACATGGTTGGCCCGGGCGTCTCCGAGTTGATCGCCGAGTGCGTCGTCGCAATGGAGTTCAAGGGCTCGGCCGAAGACATGGCACGCATCATCCACGCGCACCCGACCCTCTCCGAAGCCGTGCACGAGGCCGCGTTGTCGGTCGACAAGCGCGCCATCCACAAGGGCAACTGA